The Avibacterium sp. 20-132 genome segment AAAAAGAAGTGCAAGTGTTAGCCCTTTCCACCCAGCGACGTGGTGCGCCAGAAGCACAATTATTATATCAAGAAACCGCACAGAGTGTTGAAAAACGGGAAAAATGGGCCATTGCACGCAAAAATAATGCCCTTTCTATGCCAAACCCTGAACGCCGACCAAATAAAAAAGAGCGACGAGATTTACTTAAGTTTAAATATCAAGAGTAGCCTTGTTATTTGTAGAATGATCCCAATATAAAGGCAAATTGCCAAGTTAATGAACTCATTGATCTAATCTGTACTTGGCGTTATTTAAGTATTATTGAGGACAATATGACATATCAAGCTGACAACGACAAACTTTATCGTTATTTATTTAAACATCGAGCGGTACGTGGTGAATGGGTACGGTTAAATCAAAGTTTTAAAGAGACCTTAAATACCCACCATTATCCGAAAGTGGTGCAAAACTTACTGGGTGAAATGATGGTGGCAACCAGTTTACTCACCGCCACATTAAAATTTAATGGCAGTATTACCGTACAAATTCAAGGTGATGGACCACTTTCTTTAGCCTTAGTGAATGGTTCGGATGATCAAAAAATCCGCGCATTAGCCCGTTTACAAGGTGAAGTACGTGATGAGATGACACTAAGTGAAATGATTGGTAAAGGGGTGTTAGTCATCACTATTACGCCTACTGAAGGGGAACGTTATCAAGGTGTGATTAGCTTAGATAAACCGACGATTACGGAATGTTTAGAAGATTATTTTGTACGTTCTGAACAGTTACAAACGCAGTTAATTATTCGTACGGGCGAATTGAATGGCGAACCTGTGGCAGCAGGAATGTTATTGCAAGTAATGCCTGACGGCGTGGGCGAAGAAGGGGATTTTGAGCATCTTGCTACGCTGACTGCGACGGTAAAAGATGAGGAAATCTTTGGATTAAGTGCCGAAGAGCTACTTTACCGTTTATATCACGAAGAAACCGTAGAAATTTATCCCGCACAAAATGTGGAATTTTTCTGTGGCTG includes the following:
- the hslO gene encoding Hsp33 family molecular chaperone HslO; amino-acid sequence: MTYQADNDKLYRYLFKHRAVRGEWVRLNQSFKETLNTHHYPKVVQNLLGEMMVATSLLTATLKFNGSITVQIQGDGPLSLALVNGSDDQKIRALARLQGEVRDEMTLSEMIGKGVLVITITPTEGERYQGVISLDKPTITECLEDYFVRSEQLQTQLIIRTGELNGEPVAAGMLLQVMPDGVGEEGDFEHLATLTATVKDEEIFGLSAEELLYRLYHEETVEIYPAQNVEFFCGCTQERSGSALLLLPENEIDEILAEHNGSIDMQCECCGTHYFFNKEAIEKLRE
- the hslR gene encoding ribosome-associated heat shock protein Hsp15; the protein is MAKQNVRNADKNDEVRLDKWLWAARFYKTRTIAKEMIDGGKVHYNNQRTKPNKTVEVGALIKLRQGNEEKEVQVLALSTQRRGAPEAQLLYQETAQSVEKREKWAIARKNNALSMPNPERRPNKKERRDLLKFKYQE